Proteins from a genomic interval of Mycobacterium paragordonae:
- a CDS encoding IS3 family transposase (programmed frameshift), protein MPKEQSSGKPTARRYSPEEKAAAVRMVRALRAELGTEQGTVSRVARQLGYGVESVRSWVRQADIDDGYAPGVSSAESARIKELEQENRELKRANEILKRAASFFRGGARPPTQEIVDFIDAHREEFGVEPICTVLRSAGVSMAPSTYYDTKTRAPSARAQRDAELGPVLVGLWEDNYRVYGARKLWKTARRAGHDVGRDQVARLMRAAGIAGARRGKRVRTTTPDPAAARHPDLVGRKFTANAPNQLWVTDLTFVPTWAGVAYVCFIVDAFSRIIVGWRVATHMRTTMVLDALEMARWSRGNLLAGLTCHSDAGSQFTSIRYGERLAEIGAVPSIGSVGDSFDNALAETVNGYYKAELIYGPARSGPWRTVEDVELATLGWVYWHNTSRLHGYLNDIPPVEFEAAFYDAQRTDQPLIGIQ, encoded by the exons ATGCCGAAGGAACAGTCGTCTGGGAAGCCCACGGCGCGTCGCTACAGCCCGGAGGAAAAGGCCGCTGCGGTGCGGATGGTCCGAGCCCTGCGCGCCGAGTTGGGCACCGAGCAGGGCACGGTGTCGCGGGTGGCTCGCCAATTGGGGTACGGCGTGGAGTCGGTGCGTTCCTGGGTGCGCCAAGCCGACATCGACGACGGGTACGCTCCCGGGGTGTCCAGCGCGGAGTCTGCCCGGATCAAGGAGCTGGAACAAGAGAACCGAGAACTCAAGCGCGCCAACGAAATACTGAAACGCGCGGCCAGTTTTT TTCGGGGCGGAGCTCGACCGCCAACACAAGAAATAGTGGACTTCATCGACGCCCACCGCGAGGAGTTCGGGGTCGAGCCCATCTGCACCGTCCTGCGATCTGCAGGGGTGTCGATGGCCCCGAGCACCTACTACGACACCAAGACCCGCGCCCCGTCAGCCCGCGCCCAGCGCGACGCAGAGCTTGGGCCGGTCCTGGTAGGGCTCTGGGAGGACAACTACCGGGTATACGGGGCCCGCAAGCTGTGGAAAACGGCACGTCGGGCCGGCCACGACGTCGGCCGGGACCAGGTCGCACGGCTGATGCGGGCCGCCGGCATCGCAGGGGCGCGGCGCGGCAAACGCGTGCGCACCACCACGCCGGATCCCGCCGCGGCGCGACACCCCGATCTGGTCGGGCGCAAGTTCACGGCGAACGCGCCGAATCAGCTCTGGGTGACGGATCTGACGTTCGTGCCGACCTGGGCTGGGGTGGCCTACGTCTGCTTTATCGTCGATGCCTTCAGCAGGATAATCGTCGGCTGGCGAGTCGCCACGCACATGCGCACCACGATGGTGCTCGATGCGTTGGAGATGGCGCGTTGGTCACGCGGAAACCTGTTGGCGGGCTTGACATGTCACTCCGATGCGGGATCGCAGTTTACCTCCATCCGATACGGTGAGCGGCTCGCCGAGATTGGCGCGGTCCCCTCGATCGGGTCGGTCGGGGACAGCTTCGATAACGCTCTGGCGGAGACGGTGAACGGTTACTACAAGGCCGAGTTGATCTACGGGCCCGCCCGCAGCGGGCCGTGGAGGACCGTCGAGGACGTCGAGCTGGCCACCCTGGGCTGGGTCTACTGGCACAACACCAGCCGCCTCCACGGCTACCTCAACGACATTCCACCGGTCGAGTTCGAAGCCGCGTTCTACGATGCACAACGGACCGACCAACCACTGATCGGAATCCAATAG
- a CDS encoding ERCC4 domain-containing protein, with the protein MPCGDYGLIIDSQLIASVERKSLAVLVASLTSGKLRYQIADLSALPRAAVVVEDRYSRVFTLDRVRPAVVADGLAELQIR; encoded by the coding sequence TTGCCTTGTGGAGACTATGGACTCATCATCGACTCGCAGTTGATCGCCTCGGTGGAGCGAAAATCGCTGGCCGTTCTGGTCGCCAGTCTCACCAGCGGCAAGCTGCGATATCAGATCGCCGACCTGAGTGCGCTGCCACGCGCGGCCGTAGTTGTTGAAGACCGCTACTCGCGGGTGTTCACCCTTGATCGCGTCCGACCCGCTGTGGTGGCCGACGGGCTGGCCGAACTACAAATCCGTTGA
- a CDS encoding zf-HC2 domain-containing protein, which yields MWDAAYILGSLSHADRREFEAHIAGCTSCRDAVAELSSICALLSRLDCDQAAAIGGGDASGELSLTPDLLSSLLAEVTWRRRQSRLITWTAAGVAAVMLVIGVLCAVEAHSLSSVPAAPQARMLAPPRAQLNTTSWPQQSRVQRLASATQPLVDLRDGQVPVLVYPPYG from the coding sequence ATGTGGGACGCCGCGTACATCCTGGGATCGCTGTCACACGCCGACCGACGGGAATTCGAAGCACACATTGCTGGGTGCACCTCATGCCGGGACGCCGTCGCCGAACTGAGCAGCATATGTGCCTTGTTGTCGCGGCTCGACTGCGACCAGGCGGCGGCAATCGGAGGGGGCGACGCTTCCGGAGAGTTATCGCTGACTCCGGATTTACTGTCGTCGTTGCTGGCCGAGGTGACCTGGCGGCGGCGCCAGTCACGCCTGATCACCTGGACGGCCGCCGGCGTCGCGGCCGTGATGCTGGTGATCGGCGTGCTCTGCGCGGTCGAGGCCCATTCCCTGTCATCGGTGCCCGCAGCGCCGCAGGCAAGAATGTTGGCGCCGCCGAGGGCGCAGCTAAATACCACAAGCTGGCCTCAGCAGTCTCGCGTGCAACGGCTCGCCTCAGCCACACAGCCGCTGGTGGATCTCCGTGATGGACAGGTGCCGGTGCTTGTGTACCCGCCCTATGGGTGA
- the istB gene encoding IS21-like element helper ATPase IstB, translating into MAAKTTTGSRDVTAELAYLTRALKAPTLREAVERLAERARTETWTYEEFLAACLQREVSARESHGGEGRIRAARFPSRKSLEEFDFEHARGLKRDVIAHLGTLDFVTAKDNVVFLGPPGTGKTHLATGIAIRACQAGHRVMFATASQWVDRLAAAHHSGTLQAELVRLARYPLLVVDEVGYIPFEPEAANLFFQLVSSRYERASLIVTSNKPFGRWGEVFGDDVVAAAMIDRLVHHAEVIALKGDSYRIKDRDLGRVPTVTADDQ; encoded by the coding sequence ATGGCAGCCAAGACCACCACCGGCAGCCGCGACGTGACCGCGGAACTGGCGTATCTGACCCGGGCCTTGAAGGCCCCGACCTTGCGTGAGGCCGTCGAGCGGCTCGCCGAACGGGCCCGCACCGAAACCTGGACCTACGAAGAGTTCCTGGCAGCATGTCTGCAGCGTGAGGTGTCCGCCCGAGAATCCCACGGCGGTGAAGGACGCATCCGGGCCGCCCGCTTCCCATCACGGAAATCGTTGGAGGAGTTCGACTTCGAGCACGCCCGCGGCCTCAAACGCGACGTCATCGCCCACCTGGGCACGCTGGACTTCGTCACCGCCAAAGACAACGTGGTGTTCCTCGGACCACCAGGAACCGGGAAAACCCACCTGGCGACCGGCATCGCGATCCGCGCTTGCCAAGCCGGCCACCGAGTCATGTTCGCCACCGCGTCGCAATGGGTCGATCGGCTCGCCGCCGCCCACCACAGCGGAACCCTGCAAGCCGAACTCGTCCGCCTCGCCCGCTATCCGCTGCTCGTCGTCGACGAAGTGGGCTACATACCGTTCGAACCCGAAGCCGCCAACCTGTTCTTCCAATTGGTGTCCTCCCGATACGAGCGGGCCAGCCTCATAGTCACATCGAACAAACCGTTCGGACGGTGGGGCGAAGTATTCGGCGACGACGTCGTCGCAGCCGCCATGATCGACCGCCTCGTCCACCACGCCGAAGTCATCGCACTCAAAGGAGACAGCTACCGCATCAAAGACCGAGACCTCGGCCGCGTCCCCACCGTCACGGCCGACGACCAATGA
- the istA gene encoding IS21 family transposase — protein MLSVEDWAEIRRLCRSEQLPISEVARVLGISRNTVKSALVSDGPPKYRRAPVGSVADAAEPKIRELLAAYPRMPATVIAERIGWSYSIRTLSERVRELRPFYLPPDPASRTTYVAGEIAQCDFWFPDVEVPVGYGQVRTATQLPVLTMVCGYSRWASALLIPTRTAEDLYAGWWQHLSMLGAVPRVLVWDGEGAVGRWRARQPELTGQCHAFRGTLATKVLICKPGDPEAKGVVERFHDFLERAFLPGRAFGSPADFNTQLQDWLVRANHRQHRVLGCRPADRIEADKAAMLALPPVGPVVGWRTSTRLPRDHYVRCDGNDYSVHPVAVGRRIEITADLGRVRVWCGGALVADHARIWAKHQTVSDPDHVQAAKLLRRKHFDVIGPPSHVEVEQRLLSDYDTLLGLDGPVA, from the coding sequence GTGTTGAGCGTGGAGGACTGGGCAGAGATCCGGCGGTTGTGCCGGTCGGAGCAGTTGCCGATTTCGGAGGTTGCGCGGGTGTTGGGGATTTCGCGGAACACGGTGAAGTCGGCGTTGGTTTCCGATGGCCCGCCGAAGTATCGGCGTGCTCCGGTGGGGTCGGTGGCGGACGCGGCCGAGCCGAAGATTCGAGAGTTGTTGGCGGCTTATCCGCGGATGCCGGCCACTGTGATCGCCGAGCGGATCGGATGGTCGTATTCGATCCGCACTCTTAGTGAGCGAGTGCGGGAGCTGCGACCGTTTTATCTGCCGCCGGATCCGGCGTCACGCACGACTTATGTCGCTGGGGAAATTGCGCAGTGCGACTTCTGGTTCCCCGACGTGGAGGTGCCGGTCGGATACGGCCAGGTCCGCACCGCCACACAGTTGCCGGTGCTGACGATGGTGTGCGGATATTCGCGTTGGGCATCGGCGTTGTTAATCCCGACCCGCACCGCTGAAGACCTCTATGCCGGCTGGTGGCAGCATCTTTCGATGTTGGGCGCCGTCCCGCGGGTGTTGGTATGGGACGGTGAAGGCGCGGTCGGGCGTTGGCGGGCCCGCCAACCCGAACTCACCGGGCAGTGCCACGCTTTCCGCGGCACCCTGGCCACCAAGGTGCTGATCTGCAAACCTGGCGACCCCGAAGCCAAGGGTGTGGTCGAACGCTTCCACGACTTCCTCGAGCGGGCCTTCTTGCCGGGTCGGGCGTTCGGCTCACCGGCGGATTTCAACACCCAGCTGCAGGACTGGCTGGTGCGGGCCAATCACCGCCAGCACCGCGTACTGGGGTGCCGTCCCGCCGACCGGATCGAGGCCGACAAGGCGGCGATGCTGGCCCTGCCGCCAGTCGGGCCAGTGGTTGGGTGGCGGACCTCGACCCGGTTGCCGCGGGATCATTACGTGCGCTGCGACGGCAACGACTACTCAGTGCACCCGGTCGCGGTCGGTCGCCGCATCGAGATCACCGCGGACCTGGGCCGGGTTCGAGTGTGGTGTGGTGGCGCCCTGGTCGCCGACCACGCCCGGATCTGGGCCAAACACCAGACGGTCAGCGATCCCGACCACGTGCAGGCCGCCAAACTGCTGCGGCGCAAGCACTTTGACGTCATCGGGCCGCCATCGCACGTTGAGGTAGAACAACGCCTCCTGAGCGACTACGACACCTTGTTGGGTCTTGACGGACCGGTGGCGTGA
- a CDS encoding IS256 family transposase, whose product MTTAHDIDLPAVLAERLTTCHPDVLRELLATFIHALMGAEADAVCGADYGQRSSERVNQRNGYRHRQFDTRAGTLELAIPKLRQGSYFPDWLLERRKRAERALTTVVATCYLLGVSTRRMDKLVETLGITSLSKSQVSVMAKELDAAVEAFRTRPLDAGPYTFMAADALVLKVREGGRVVNVHALIAVAVNADGYREILGIDVTTAEDGAGWLTFLRSLTARGLSGVRLVTSDAHAGLVNAIGATLPGAAWQRCRTHYTTNLMAVTPKASWPWVKTLLHSVFDQPDAESVAAQYDRIIDALEDKLPKTAEHLEAARAELLAFTAFPKQIWRQIWSNNPQERLNKEIRRRTDVVGIFPDRNALIRLVGAVLAEQHDEWAESRRYLGLDVLSKSRTVNDTPTEQEDTPAALTA is encoded by the coding sequence ATGACCACTGCCCACGATATCGACCTGCCGGCCGTGTTGGCCGAACGACTCACTACCTGCCACCCCGACGTGCTGCGCGAGTTGTTGGCCACCTTCATCCATGCCCTGATGGGGGCTGAAGCCGATGCGGTGTGCGGTGCCGACTATGGCCAGCGCAGCAGCGAGCGTGTCAATCAGCGCAACGGCTATCGGCACCGCCAGTTCGATACCCGCGCCGGCACATTGGAGCTGGCGATTCCCAAGCTGCGCCAAGGCTCGTACTTCCCGGACTGGCTGCTCGAACGGCGCAAACGTGCTGAGCGGGCCCTGACCACGGTGGTGGCCACCTGCTACTTGTTGGGCGTCTCGACGCGGCGGATGGACAAACTCGTTGAAACTCTGGGCATCACCAGCTTGTCTAAGTCCCAAGTCAGCGTGATGGCCAAAGAACTTGACGCCGCGGTCGAGGCGTTTCGTACCCGGCCGTTGGATGCCGGCCCCTACACGTTCATGGCTGCTGATGCCCTGGTCCTCAAGGTGCGCGAGGGCGGGCGGGTGGTCAACGTGCATGCCCTGATCGCCGTCGCAGTGAACGCCGATGGGTATCGGGAGATCCTGGGCATCGACGTCACCACCGCCGAGGACGGCGCCGGGTGGTTGACATTCCTGCGGTCGCTGACCGCTCGCGGCCTATCCGGTGTCCGACTGGTCACCTCCGATGCCCACGCCGGGCTCGTCAATGCCATCGGCGCCACGCTGCCCGGTGCGGCATGGCAACGCTGCAGAACGCACTACACGACGAATCTGATGGCTGTCACACCGAAGGCGTCGTGGCCGTGGGTCAAGACCCTGCTGCATTCGGTATTCGATCAACCAGATGCCGAATCCGTTGCTGCACAATATGACCGCATCATCGACGCGTTGGAGGACAAGCTACCTAAAACGGCTGAACACTTAGAGGCAGCCCGAGCCGAACTACTAGCGTTCACCGCGTTCCCCAAACAGATCTGGCGCCAGATCTGGTCGAACAACCCCCAGGAGCGGCTCAACAAGGAGATCCGCCGGCGCACCGACGTCGTCGGCATCTTCCCTGACCGCAACGCCCTGATCCGCCTCGTCGGAGCCGTGCTGGCCGAACAACACGACGAATGGGCCGAATCCCGGCGCTACCTCGGCCTTGACGTCCTGAGCAAATCACGCACCGTCAACGACACCCCGACCGAACAGGAGGACACCCCCGCGGCACTGACCGCCTGA
- a CDS encoding ABC transporter permease, with protein MSRALRRKVRRDLWGQRSQFLAAVLVMGIGVAVFVGATDAYANLQQSFARVYATQLLPDVVISGPSAPGLYAAARNLPGHPSLDLRQQADVSVRINGRTLFGRAVGVPVAAQPTVSKLALRSGGLPGRGSVLVDEHLAAYYGLHPASTVELLGPSGWHQVSVSGSAVSTEYLWSARSQAETVTTPEYFGVVFVPAPDMVQFAARPTDQLLAYAQDRDQAHALVTAATELARSHEVSVTSRDALPSYSFLRDGMESVRKFARLLPWVFLVAAVVGTHVLLSRLVAAQQAVIGTLSANGLSGRTILAHYLTYGVAVGVAGAAAGMIGGYVLGGWYTAQYTQALGLPQRATLVYPSSLIIGAVAAAAASALAAWAPARAASRMSPAEAMRTSPPGVRGGITVAERLLPPLRRMPARWRMTLRGIARNRRRAILTVAGVVSSVCLVMVFAGMRDTVNGVIDRQYGEVELQDAQLITAAGAADAVAGALRTDPQIAAAEPFTRLDVTVQGRNNHYDTLLIALPRATRMHRFTSGRSSRSLPADGVLLGAGLGAVLRVAVGDKITISNAQNRIRLDLPVVGFVDEPMSPVVYIGSDQVPALAPSGVLLKLAPGANQELNRQDATRLRGVIAYVSTESVSATIRKSFALYNVLVALTLLSAGVMSAALLYNAMSANVSERTGELSTLQAAGMDARLLGRLVAVENMTLVAIGLPVGLIAGAWLAEWFLSNYVTQGYRWHLMMHTTTPLLVAAGVSIASLLTLIPTFRVIRRMDVAKVVRERTL; from the coding sequence GTGAGCCGCGCCCTGCGCCGCAAGGTGCGCCGGGATCTATGGGGGCAGCGTTCGCAGTTCCTCGCGGCAGTGTTGGTGATGGGGATCGGTGTGGCGGTGTTCGTCGGGGCCACAGACGCCTACGCCAACTTGCAGCAGTCATTCGCCCGGGTCTATGCCACCCAACTGCTGCCGGATGTGGTGATCAGCGGGCCCTCCGCGCCGGGGCTCTACGCGGCTGCCCGCAACCTTCCGGGTCATCCGAGTCTGGACCTTCGCCAGCAGGCCGACGTCAGTGTCCGCATCAATGGCCGTACCCTGTTCGGCCGTGCAGTCGGCGTGCCCGTCGCGGCTCAACCCACCGTGTCGAAGTTGGCACTACGGTCCGGTGGTCTACCGGGACGTGGGTCGGTGCTGGTGGACGAGCATCTCGCCGCATATTACGGACTGCACCCTGCGAGCACCGTCGAACTGCTTGGACCCTCCGGTTGGCACCAGGTGTCCGTTTCCGGATCTGCCGTGTCGACGGAATACTTGTGGTCGGCGCGCTCGCAGGCGGAAACCGTGACCACGCCGGAGTACTTCGGCGTGGTATTCGTGCCGGCACCCGATATGGTGCAGTTTGCGGCGCGGCCGACAGATCAGCTGCTGGCCTATGCGCAGGATCGCGACCAAGCGCACGCATTGGTCACGGCCGCAACGGAATTGGCGCGGTCACACGAAGTGTCAGTCACGTCGCGTGACGCGCTGCCGTCCTACAGTTTCTTGCGCGACGGCATGGAATCGGTACGCAAATTCGCACGACTGCTGCCCTGGGTGTTTCTGGTGGCAGCGGTGGTCGGCACGCATGTGCTTCTGTCGCGACTAGTCGCCGCGCAACAAGCGGTGATCGGCACCTTGTCAGCCAACGGACTGTCCGGTCGAACGATACTTGCTCACTATCTGACTTACGGCGTAGCGGTCGGTGTCGCGGGCGCCGCGGCAGGGATGATCGGCGGCTACGTTCTCGGTGGCTGGTACACCGCCCAATACACCCAGGCGCTGGGACTGCCGCAGCGGGCGACGTTGGTGTATCCCAGCAGTCTGATCATCGGGGCCGTGGCCGCCGCTGCGGCGTCAGCCCTAGCGGCGTGGGCCCCAGCGCGCGCCGCATCCCGGATGAGCCCGGCCGAAGCGATGAGAACCTCGCCGCCGGGTGTACGCGGCGGCATAACCGTCGCAGAACGTCTGCTGCCGCCGCTGCGGCGTATGCCTGCACGCTGGCGAATGACGTTGCGCGGCATCGCTCGCAACCGTCGCCGCGCCATTCTGACCGTGGCCGGGGTGGTGAGTTCGGTCTGCCTGGTAATGGTGTTCGCCGGGATGCGCGACACCGTCAATGGTGTCATTGATCGACAATACGGAGAGGTCGAACTACAAGACGCTCAACTCATCACTGCTGCGGGCGCTGCCGATGCCGTCGCGGGCGCTTTACGCACCGACCCTCAAATCGCTGCCGCAGAACCTTTCACGCGGCTGGATGTCACGGTGCAGGGCCGCAACAACCACTACGACACCTTGCTGATCGCGTTGCCGCGGGCGACCCGGATGCACCGCTTCACCTCCGGCCGATCCAGCCGTAGCCTCCCAGCCGACGGTGTGTTGCTGGGAGCGGGCTTGGGGGCCGTTCTCCGCGTCGCAGTGGGGGACAAGATCACAATCAGCAACGCTCAGAATCGAATTCGTCTTGACCTACCCGTCGTCGGCTTCGTCGACGAGCCGATGAGCCCGGTGGTCTATATCGGGTCGGACCAAGTGCCCGCCTTGGCGCCATCGGGAGTGTTGCTCAAGCTGGCACCTGGGGCCAACCAGGAACTCAATCGTCAGGATGCGACGAGGTTGCGCGGTGTGATCGCCTACGTGTCCACCGAATCCGTCTCCGCCACCATCCGAAAGTCATTCGCCTTGTACAACGTGCTGGTTGCGCTGACCTTGCTATCTGCCGGTGTGATGTCCGCGGCGCTGCTCTATAACGCCATGTCTGCCAACGTCAGCGAACGCACCGGTGAGCTCAGTACATTGCAGGCCGCCGGAATGGATGCCCGGCTACTCGGCCGACTGGTGGCCGTGGAGAATATGACGCTGGTTGCGATCGGTCTGCCTGTCGGTCTGATCGCCGGGGCGTGGCTCGCCGAGTGGTTCCTGTCCAACTATGTGACGCAGGGCTATCGATGGCACCTGATGATGCACACCACGACTCCGCTCCTTGTCGCCGCCGGAGTTTCGATCGCCTCACTTTTGACCCTGATCCCGACGTTTCGCGTGATCAGGCGAATGGATGTGGCCAAGGTGGTGCGTGAGCGGACGCTGTGA
- a CDS encoding ABC transporter ATP-binding protein: protein MSRTYGSGPTAVDALKGVDLEIWPGEFVVMLGPSGSGKTTLLNLVGGIETPSGGRILVSGNDIASLNSRERTAFRRDQVGFVFQFFNLVATLTAQEKVEIIAELAGEDCAQRSRDALVKVAVDDLADRFPDQMSGGQQQRVAIARAIVKEPPLLLCDEPTGSLDLATGRQVLAVLRELSREGRHTVLLVTHNSAIAKIADRVVWLRSGRVALQERVAVPLPPQDLDW, encoded by the coding sequence GTGAGCCGAACCTATGGCTCCGGCCCCACCGCGGTGGACGCGCTCAAAGGCGTCGACCTCGAGATCTGGCCCGGTGAGTTCGTCGTAATGCTTGGTCCGTCCGGTTCGGGCAAAACGACATTACTCAATCTGGTGGGCGGCATTGAAACACCCAGCGGCGGAAGAATTTTGGTGTCCGGCAACGACATCGCTTCGCTGAATAGCAGGGAGCGCACGGCGTTTCGACGGGACCAGGTCGGTTTTGTGTTCCAGTTCTTCAACCTGGTAGCGACTCTGACCGCGCAGGAAAAAGTGGAGATCATTGCCGAACTCGCCGGCGAGGATTGTGCTCAGCGCAGTCGCGACGCGCTGGTGAAAGTCGCAGTCGACGACCTCGCCGACCGGTTTCCCGATCAGATGTCCGGCGGCCAGCAGCAACGGGTGGCGATTGCCCGTGCCATCGTCAAAGAGCCGCCCCTGTTGCTGTGTGACGAGCCCACGGGCAGTCTGGACCTGGCCACAGGCCGGCAGGTCCTGGCGGTGCTGAGGGAGTTGTCCCGGGAGGGCCGCCACACCGTCCTTCTGGTAACGCACAATTCCGCGATCGCCAAGATCGCCGACCGGGTGGTGTGGTTGCGCTCAGGAAGGGTCGCTCTTCAGGAGCGGGTCGCTGTGCCGTTGCCGCCGCAGGACCTCGACTGGTGA